In Carya illinoinensis cultivar Pawnee chromosome 7, C.illinoinensisPawnee_v1, whole genome shotgun sequence, the following are encoded in one genomic region:
- the LOC122315088 gene encoding non-functional pseudokinase ZED1-like isoform X2 has protein sequence MCVPSLAGFGRQSKMNAYLKLKRKDKAETPFMRNSRLLLEERIALFDGKCNPIRFFSAQELSIATNNYDRRQLFLRDGSVKFYKGCLEGRLVSVKKFDDYHLPQWPFPPVTRYGIFKDVVIGSNMSSHKNVLKLLGCCLETQSPTLVYEYVGHKNLFTCIRYPIESPWLLDRDDPVKSQPLPWKCRVRVAMGIANAVAYLHTAFSRPFVHRDIQPLVIILDENNVPKLIDFSRSLPIPEGQVHATDSVVSSRIGCIAPDYRLTGNFTEKDDVYYFGGFQLELLTGWTVSTKITRYNEDLHLDWVKAEYDEQRLIEIVDLELLEESVDQQQFLTFANLALSCISDKREDRPTITDVAKQLRRIYDQCLTHP, from the exons ATGTGTGTTCCCAGTTTGGCAG GGTTCGGTAGACAAAGCAAGATGAATGCATATTTGAAGCTGAAGAGGAAAGACAAAGCGGAGACGCCATTTATGAGGAATTCAAGACTGTTATTAGAGGAACGTATCGCCCTTTTCGATGGGAAATGCAATCCTATCCGTTTCTTTTCTGCCCAGGAGCTCAGCATAGCAACAAACAACTATGACCGACGTCAACTTTTTCTGCGGGACGGTAGTGTTAAATTTTACAAGGGTTGTCTGGAAGGCCGCTTAGTTTCAGTTAAAAAATTTGATGACTATCACTTGCCTCAGTGGCCTTTTCCTCCTGTTACTAGATATGGCATTTTTAAAGACGTTGTAATTGGATCAAACATGAGTAGTCACAAAAATGTTCTAAAGCTCCTAGGATGCTGCCTAGAGACCCAATCACCGACTCTAGTGTATGAATACGTAGGGCACAAGAATctcttcacgtgcattcgttaTCCAATCGAGTCTCCTTGGTTACTTGATCGTGATGATCCAGTCAAGTCTCAGCCGTTACCATGGAAGTGTAGGGTAAGGGTTGCAATGGGAATAGCTAATGCAGTTGCATATCTCCATACTGCTTTTTCCAGGCCCTTTGTACATAGGGATATTCAGCCGCTCGTCATTATATTGGATGAGAATAATGTTCCCAAATTGATTGATTTCTCACGATCTTTACCTATTCCTGAAGGTCAAGTGCATGCAACCGATAGTGTTGTAAGCTCGAGAATTGGTTGTATTGCACCTGACTATCGTCTTACAGGCAACTTTACTGAGAAGGATGACGTCTATTATTTTGGCGGATTTCAACTTGAGCTCTTGACAGGATGGACGGTGAGTACAAAAATTACCAGGTACAATGAAGACCTTCATCTAGACTGGGTGAAGGCCGAATATGATGAACAACGGTTGATTGAAATTGTAGATCTGGAATTGTTGGAAGAAAGTGTTGATCAGCAGCAGTTTCTAACTTTTGCAAACCTTGCCCTGAGTTGCATCTCCGACAAACGAGAAGATAGACCAACAATCACTGATGTGGCTAAACAACTCAGGCGGATTTATGATCAGTGTCTCACACATCCTTAG
- the LOC122315875 gene encoding sucrose nonfermenting 4-like protein isoform X1 produces the protein MFGPVPDRGHDNSAVSVPVLIPWSFVWRYGGRNVSLFGSFTRWSGSIPMSPVEGRDDVFQVVCNLTPGNHQYKFWVDGVWRHDESQPFSRGDYGLVNTIFVGREPDMINSTFGSQTPGRSNMDVDHDDIMPAVSLSHGASQEAIPRISSADLEVSRHHISVFLSTHTAYELLPDSGKIITLDINLPVKQAFHILHEQGISVAPLWDFCKGQFVGVLSALDFILILRELGNHGSNMTEEQLETHTIAAWKEGKLHLTRTMDGDGGSFPRQHLIHAGPYDCMKDVALKILQNKVATVPIIHYSQDGSFPQLLHLASLSGILKCIYRYFRHSLSSLPILEQPICSIPLGTWVPKIGESRPFAMLRPNASLSAALTLLVQAEVSSIPIVDDNGSLLDIYSRSDITSLAKDKAYAQIHLDEMTIHQALRLGQNANSSYGFFNGQRFQMCLRSDPLHEVMKRLTNPGVRRLVIVEAGSNRVEGVISLSDVFNFLLR, from the exons ATGTTCGGTCCAGTTCCGGATAGGGGGCATGATAACAGTGCAGTTTCGGTACCAGTTTTGATTCCCTGGTCATTCGTGTGGCGTTATGGGGGAAGAAACGTGTCACTTTTCGGTTCTTTCACCAG GTGGTCAGGAAGTATACCTATGTCTCCGGTGGAGGGACGCGATGATGTATTTCAAGTTGTTTGCAACTTGACACCAGGAAATCACCAG TACAAGTTTTGGGTTGATGGAGTGTGGCGGCATGATGAGAGCCAGCCATTTTCAAGGGGGGATTATGGTTTAGTAAATACCATCTTTGTTGGTAGGGAGCCAGATATGATTAATTCTACTTTTGGTTCTCAGACACCTGGCAGATCCAACATGGATGTGGATCATGATGACATTATGCCTGCA GTCTCATTGTCACATGGTGCTTCACAAGAAGCCATTCCAAGGATATCATCTGCCGATTTAGAGGTTTCTCGCCACCATATATCTGTATTCTTGTCTACACATACTGCTTATGAGTTACTTCCTGACTCAGGCAAG ATCATTACCCTGGATATTAATTTACCAGTGAAGCAAGCATTTCATATCCTACATGAACAG GGAATCTCTGTGGCGCCTCTCTGGGATTTTTGCAAGGGCCAGTTTGTTGGAGTTCTCAGTGCATTGGacttcattttaattttgagaGAG CTTGGGAATCATGGATCAAACATGACAGAGGAACAGCTTGAGACACATACAATAGCAGCTTGGAAAGAGGGGAAGTTACATCTTACCAGAACAATGGATGGCGATGGGGGATCATTTCCTCGTCAACACCTTATCCAT GCTGGGCCTTATGATTGTATGAAAGATGTTGCtttgaaaattttacaaaacaaGGTGGCCACAGTTCCCATCATCCATTATTCACAGGATGGGTCTTTTCCACAGCTTTTACATCTTGCTTCGCTGTCTGGAATACTAAAAT GTATCTACAGGTATTTTAGACATTCTCTAAGCTCCTTGCCCATTCTTGAGCAACCTATTTGTTCAATTCCTTTGGGTACATGGGTTCCGAAAATTGGGGAGTCAAGGCCATTTGCAATGTTAAGGCCAAATGCATCTCTCAGTGCTGCTTTGACTTTGTTAGTTCAAG CTGAAGTTAGTTCAATACCAATAGTGGATGATAATGGCTCATTGCTGGATATTTATTCACGAAG TGATATCACCTCTTTGGCTAAAGACAAGGCATATGCACAGATTCATCTCGATGAAATGACAATTCACCAG GCATTACGACTGGGGCAGAATGCAAATTCTTCTTATGGCTTCTTTAATGGGCAGAGATTTCAGATGTGTTTACGATCTGACCCACTGCATGAAGTGATGAAACGGTTGACAAATCCTG GGGTTAGGAGACTTGTCATTGTAGAGGCTGGCAGCAATCGTGTGGAAGGTGTAATATCATTGAGTGACGTGTTCAACTTCTTGCTACGCTAG
- the LOC122315088 gene encoding non-functional pseudokinase ZED1-like isoform X3, translated as MNAYLKLKRKDKAETPFMRNSRLLLEERIALFDGKCNPIRFFSAQELSIATNNYDRRQLFLRDGSVKFYKGCLEGRLVSVKKFDDYHLPQWPFPPVTRYGIFKDVVIGSNMSSHKNVLKLLGCCLETQSPTLVYEYVGHKNLFTCIRYPIESPWLLDRDDPVKSQPLPWKCRVRVAMGIANAVAYLHTAFSRPFVHRDIQPLVIILDENNVPKLIDFSRSLPIPEGQVHATDSVVSSRIGCIAPDYRLTGNFTEKDDVYYFGGFQLELLTGWTVSTKITRYNEDLHLDWVKAEYDEQRLIEIVDLELLEESVDQQQFLTFANLALSCISDKREDRPTITDVAKQLRRIYDQCLTHP; from the coding sequence ATGAATGCATATTTGAAGCTGAAGAGGAAAGACAAAGCGGAGACGCCATTTATGAGGAATTCAAGACTGTTATTAGAGGAACGTATCGCCCTTTTCGATGGGAAATGCAATCCTATCCGTTTCTTTTCTGCCCAGGAGCTCAGCATAGCAACAAACAACTATGACCGACGTCAACTTTTTCTGCGGGACGGTAGTGTTAAATTTTACAAGGGTTGTCTGGAAGGCCGCTTAGTTTCAGTTAAAAAATTTGATGACTATCACTTGCCTCAGTGGCCTTTTCCTCCTGTTACTAGATATGGCATTTTTAAAGACGTTGTAATTGGATCAAACATGAGTAGTCACAAAAATGTTCTAAAGCTCCTAGGATGCTGCCTAGAGACCCAATCACCGACTCTAGTGTATGAATACGTAGGGCACAAGAATctcttcacgtgcattcgttaTCCAATCGAGTCTCCTTGGTTACTTGATCGTGATGATCCAGTCAAGTCTCAGCCGTTACCATGGAAGTGTAGGGTAAGGGTTGCAATGGGAATAGCTAATGCAGTTGCATATCTCCATACTGCTTTTTCCAGGCCCTTTGTACATAGGGATATTCAGCCGCTCGTCATTATATTGGATGAGAATAATGTTCCCAAATTGATTGATTTCTCACGATCTTTACCTATTCCTGAAGGTCAAGTGCATGCAACCGATAGTGTTGTAAGCTCGAGAATTGGTTGTATTGCACCTGACTATCGTCTTACAGGCAACTTTACTGAGAAGGATGACGTCTATTATTTTGGCGGATTTCAACTTGAGCTCTTGACAGGATGGACGGTGAGTACAAAAATTACCAGGTACAATGAAGACCTTCATCTAGACTGGGTGAAGGCCGAATATGATGAACAACGGTTGATTGAAATTGTAGATCTGGAATTGTTGGAAGAAAGTGTTGATCAGCAGCAGTTTCTAACTTTTGCAAACCTTGCCCTGAGTTGCATCTCCGACAAACGAGAAGATAGACCAACAATCACTGATGTGGCTAAACAACTCAGGCGGATTTATGATCAGTGTCTCACACATCCTTAG
- the LOC122315460 gene encoding wall-associated receptor kinase-like 2, with protein sequence MNACLKLKRKDTEETPFMKNGRMLLEERIALFNGKCNPIRFFSAMELSTATNNYDASNFTEKDDVYCFGGILLVLLAGWMLNTNSTTYSEGHLLGWVNAGYEQRLIEIVDPELLKESVDQQQFLTFANLALTCISNKREDGPTITNVGKQLSRIYDQCLTPP encoded by the exons ATGAATGCATGTTTGAAGCTAAAGAGGAAAGACACAGAGGAGACCCCATTTATGAAGAATGGAAGAATGTTGTTAGAGGAGCGTATCGCCCTTTTCAATGGGAAATGCAATCCTATCCGTTTCTTCTCTGCCATGGAGCTCAGCACAGCAACAAACAACTATGACGCAA GCAACTTTACTGAGAAGGATGACGTGTATTGTTTTGGCGGAATTCTACTTGTGCTTTTGGCAGGATGGATGTTGAATACAAACAGTACCACGTACAGTGAAGGCCATCTATTAGGCTGGGTGAATGCCGGATATGAACAACGGTTGATTGAAATTGTGGATCCGGAATTGTTGAAAGAAAGTGTTGATCAGCAGCAGTTTCTAACTTTTGCAAACCTTGCCCTGACTTGCATCTCCAACAAACGAGAAGATGGACCAACAATCACTAATGTGGGAAAACAACTCAGCCGGATTTATGATCAGTGTCTCACACCACCTTAG
- the LOC122315875 gene encoding sucrose nonfermenting 4-like protein isoform X2: protein MINSTFGSQTPGRSNMDVDHDDIMPAVSLSHGASQEAIPRISSADLEVSRHHISVFLSTHTAYELLPDSGKIITLDINLPVKQAFHILHEQGISVAPLWDFCKGQFVGVLSALDFILILRELGNHGSNMTEEQLETHTIAAWKEGKLHLTRTMDGDGGSFPRQHLIHAGPYDCMKDVALKILQNKVATVPIIHYSQDGSFPQLLHLASLSGILKCIYRYFRHSLSSLPILEQPICSIPLGTWVPKIGESRPFAMLRPNASLSAALTLLVQAEVSSIPIVDDNGSLLDIYSRSDITSLAKDKAYAQIHLDEMTIHQALRLGQNANSSYGFFNGQRFQMCLRSDPLHEVMKRLTNPGVRRLVIVEAGSNRVEGVISLSDVFNFLLR from the exons ATGATTAATTCTACTTTTGGTTCTCAGACACCTGGCAGATCCAACATGGATGTGGATCATGATGACATTATGCCTGCA GTCTCATTGTCACATGGTGCTTCACAAGAAGCCATTCCAAGGATATCATCTGCCGATTTAGAGGTTTCTCGCCACCATATATCTGTATTCTTGTCTACACATACTGCTTATGAGTTACTTCCTGACTCAGGCAAG ATCATTACCCTGGATATTAATTTACCAGTGAAGCAAGCATTTCATATCCTACATGAACAG GGAATCTCTGTGGCGCCTCTCTGGGATTTTTGCAAGGGCCAGTTTGTTGGAGTTCTCAGTGCATTGGacttcattttaattttgagaGAG CTTGGGAATCATGGATCAAACATGACAGAGGAACAGCTTGAGACACATACAATAGCAGCTTGGAAAGAGGGGAAGTTACATCTTACCAGAACAATGGATGGCGATGGGGGATCATTTCCTCGTCAACACCTTATCCAT GCTGGGCCTTATGATTGTATGAAAGATGTTGCtttgaaaattttacaaaacaaGGTGGCCACAGTTCCCATCATCCATTATTCACAGGATGGGTCTTTTCCACAGCTTTTACATCTTGCTTCGCTGTCTGGAATACTAAAAT GTATCTACAGGTATTTTAGACATTCTCTAAGCTCCTTGCCCATTCTTGAGCAACCTATTTGTTCAATTCCTTTGGGTACATGGGTTCCGAAAATTGGGGAGTCAAGGCCATTTGCAATGTTAAGGCCAAATGCATCTCTCAGTGCTGCTTTGACTTTGTTAGTTCAAG CTGAAGTTAGTTCAATACCAATAGTGGATGATAATGGCTCATTGCTGGATATTTATTCACGAAG TGATATCACCTCTTTGGCTAAAGACAAGGCATATGCACAGATTCATCTCGATGAAATGACAATTCACCAG GCATTACGACTGGGGCAGAATGCAAATTCTTCTTATGGCTTCTTTAATGGGCAGAGATTTCAGATGTGTTTACGATCTGACCCACTGCATGAAGTGATGAAACGGTTGACAAATCCTG GGGTTAGGAGACTTGTCATTGTAGAGGCTGGCAGCAATCGTGTGGAAGGTGTAATATCATTGAGTGACGTGTTCAACTTCTTGCTACGCTAG